From one Synechocystis sp. PCC 6803 substr. PCC-P genomic stretch:
- a CDS encoding YaaW family protein, translating into MEETVLDELRSALELATEDELTQLTQILFCRKFNPLDYLQTPLPVEVQSLDRPLWESSLEERFRYLAADGLTVLRGKAKQFSYRDTLIRVCQFLKVPYAQQMTTLDLETDIFLHLVNQAWQKLPPAEQNNLTRKIQQSLINSPLPEPLPLQIQHNPVNVILKGGGAIAVSSVLRPLLLGRILQQVTVHIAQYQVAKSLLMKGGLNVASQLQNQLALQTAKQGVLMGTARYGAVRTIFSVLGPALWGLFLADLGWRAIATNYGRIIPVIFTLAQIRLTRETCWQLA; encoded by the coding sequence GTGGAGGAAACGGTCTTGGACGAACTGCGCTCAGCGTTAGAGTTGGCGACGGAGGATGAACTGACCCAACTAACGCAAATTCTCTTTTGTAGAAAATTTAATCCTTTGGATTATCTGCAAACCCCCCTTCCGGTGGAGGTACAAAGCTTGGATCGTCCCCTCTGGGAAAGTTCCCTCGAGGAAAGATTCCGCTATTTAGCCGCCGATGGCCTAACGGTTTTACGGGGCAAGGCCAAGCAATTTAGCTACCGGGACACCCTCATTCGGGTTTGTCAATTCCTCAAAGTGCCCTACGCCCAACAGATGACTACCCTGGATTTGGAAACGGATATTTTTCTCCACTTGGTCAACCAAGCTTGGCAAAAATTGCCCCCGGCGGAGCAGAATAATTTGACTCGTAAAATCCAACAGTCCCTGATTAATTCTCCTTTGCCGGAACCTCTGCCCCTGCAAATTCAACACAATCCCGTCAATGTCATCCTCAAGGGAGGTGGGGCGATCGCCGTTAGTTCGGTGCTCAGACCCCTACTGTTGGGGCGCATCTTACAGCAAGTGACGGTACACATTGCCCAATATCAAGTGGCCAAATCGTTGCTGATGAAGGGGGGACTAAATGTCGCCAGTCAGTTACAAAATCAGTTAGCCCTCCAAACCGCTAAACAGGGGGTGCTGATGGGAACGGCTCGTTACGGGGCAGTGCGGACAATTTTTTCGGTGTTGGGACCGGCTCTGTGGGGATTATTCCTAGCGGATCTGGGCTGGCGAGCGATCGCCACTAACTATGGGCGTATTATTCCGGTGATTTTTACCCTGGCCCAAATCCGTTTAACGAGGGAAACCTGTTGGCAACTGGCCTAG
- a CDS encoding metal-binding protein produces the protein MPAGKIHDRITLGATPAVMAITFIGTGSARLTLLMAIAFGFSGLMFGPDLDIHSCQYKRWGWLRWVWLPYRHFIPHRSPLSHGFLIGTILRLLYLGSWLLLASAGIGTVLILLQKLNLQGINWLIPRQWLEQHRWELLTIFVGLEAGAMAHSVSDWGGSWLKKKLKPQQKKHSSQGKSKSRRRS, from the coding sequence ATGCCCGCCGGTAAAATCCATGACCGCATTACCCTGGGAGCCACCCCAGCGGTTATGGCCATCACATTTATTGGCACTGGTAGTGCCCGACTAACCCTGCTAATGGCGATCGCCTTTGGATTTAGCGGGTTGATGTTTGGCCCGGATCTGGACATCCATTCCTGTCAATATAAAAGGTGGGGCTGGCTGAGATGGGTCTGGCTTCCCTACCGCCACTTCATTCCCCATCGATCGCCCCTTTCCCACGGCTTTTTGATTGGTACGATTTTGCGTTTATTGTATCTAGGCAGTTGGCTGCTACTGGCTTCAGCAGGCATAGGGACAGTGCTGATACTGTTACAAAAGCTTAATTTACAGGGAATTAACTGGTTGATCCCGAGACAATGGCTGGAGCAACACCGTTGGGAACTGCTAACAATTTTTGTTGGCTTGGAGGCAGGGGCCATGGCCCATAGTGTGAGCGATTGGGGAGGTAGTTGGCTCAAAAAAAAGCTAAAGCCACAGCAAAAAAAACACTCTAGCCAAGGCAAGTCTAAATCTCGCCGGCGTTCCTAA